From the genome of Vicia villosa cultivar HV-30 ecotype Madison, WI linkage group LG2, Vvil1.0, whole genome shotgun sequence, one region includes:
- the LOC131651522 gene encoding aspartic proteinase CDR1-like, whose product MGSGPISLIQQLGSSIERKFSYCLIPAYNDFGESSFTSKLNFGNDAVVSGKRVVSTPMSKYQSGFSVTLEAISVGNKRIKYEGVKIEGKNTSTRNAFIDSGTPLTLLPPYFHSKLESTAEKMIKLQRIEPPNPFKTLSLCYNTTWEQSNNFPIIRTHFSGADVKLYYNSTFFEVQKGIMCFAFVPSQGDIIFGNFAQHNHLVGYDLQKNVISFKPTDCINY is encoded by the coding sequence ATGGGAAGTGGACCAATATCTCTTATACAACAGTTAGGCTCTTCAATTGAAAGAAAATTTTCATATTGTTTGATTCCTGCTTATAATGATTTTGGTGAATCATCCTTCACTAGCAAACTCAACTTTGGAAATGATGCTGTTGTTTCGGGTAAAAGAGTTGTTTCGACTCCCATGAGTAAATATCAAAGTGGCTTCTCAGTGACATTGGAAGCAATTAGTGTgggaaataaaagaataaaatatgaaGGGGTTAAAATTGAAGGAAAAAATACTTCTACCCGAAATGCTTTTATTGACTCAGGCACACCATTGACGTTGTTGCCACCTTATTTTCACTCTAAGTTGGAATCAACAGCGGAAAAAATGATTAAGCTACAGCGTATTGAGCCACCTAACCCCTTCAAAACTCTAAGTCTTTGTTACAATACGACATGGGAACAATCAAATAATTTTCCTATTATTAGGACACATTTTAGTGGTGCAGATGTCAAGTTATATTATAATAGCACATTTTTTGAAGTTCAAAAAGGAATTATGTGTTTTGCTTTTGTTCCATCTCAAGGTGATATTATTTTTGGGAACTTTGCACAACATAACCATTTAGTTGGTTATGATCTCCAAAAAAATGTAATCTCTTTTAAGCCTACTGATTGCATCAACTACTAG